The Candidatus Methylomirabilota bacterium genome includes a region encoding these proteins:
- a CDS encoding response regulator produces MPLILLVEDDSDQREMYASLLSSHGFEVAQARDGARAVALAFELRPDLIVMDLSLPFLDGWEATGRLKRDPRTHRIPIVACTAHAFGPAVERALEVGCDAYVVKPFSLKNLLAEIRRMLARADGRAV; encoded by the coding sequence ATGCCGCTCATCCTTCTCGTGGAGGATGATAGCGACCAGCGGGAAATGTACGCGTCGTTGCTCTCATCGCACGGGTTCGAGGTCGCGCAGGCACGCGATGGGGCACGGGCGGTCGCGCTGGCGTTCGAACTACGCCCCGACCTCATCGTGATGGATTTGTCGCTGCCCTTCCTCGATGGCTGGGAAGCGACCGGACGCCTCAAGCGCGATCCGCGGACTCACCGGATCCCGATCGTGGCCTGCACCGCTCACGCGTTCGGCCCCGCCGTGGAGCGTGCTCTTGAAGTGGGCTGCGACGCCTACGTGGTCAAGCCGTTCTCGCTGAAGAATCTCCTCGCTGAGATCCGCAGGATGCTCGCCCGAGCAGACGGGCGGGCGGTATAG